In a genomic window of Candidatus Omnitrophota bacterium:
- a CDS encoding prepilin-type N-terminal cleavage/methylation domain-containing protein, translated as MTLKIGNKGFTLIEVMVTTVVLSLGTVLIYGAFFTSLDAFNRYTNYLNLIPWMDEQLWQAQDGLNKFGALAQLQTTGEFQKSGKTFSWGLNYSLIDGGLYKIDLDLYWQQGQRKAGLSRSAYAEYKKKE; from the coding sequence ATGACGTTAAAAATTGGGAATAAAGGGTTTACCCTTATAGAGGTAATGGTTACCACAGTGGTTTTGTCTCTGGGGACTGTTCTGATATATGGGGCATTTTTTACTTCCTTAGATGCCTTTAACCGTTACACCAATTATCTCAACCTTATTCCGTGGATGGATGAACAGCTTTGGCAGGCGCAGGATGGTTTGAATAAGTTTGGCGCTTTGGCCCAGCTGCAAACAACAGGTGAATTTCAAAAGTCGGGTAAGACTTTTAGCTGGGGCCTAAATTACAGCTTGATCGATGGTGGTTTATACAAAATCGACCTGGATCTTTATTGGCAACAAGGCCAAAGAAAAGCGGGGCTATCAAGAAGCGCATATGCAGAGTATAAGAAGAAGGAATAA